In the Sarcophilus harrisii chromosome 1, mSarHar1.11, whole genome shotgun sequence genome, one interval contains:
- the RPL8 gene encoding 60S ribosomal protein L8, which yields MGRVIRGQRKGAGSVFRAHVKHRKGAAKLRAVDFAERHGYIKGIVKDIIHDPGRGAPLAKVAFRDPYRFKKRTELFIAAEGIHTGQFVYCGKKAQLNIGNVLPVGTMPEGTIVCCLEEKPGDRGKLARASGNYATVISHNPETKKTRVKLPSGSKKVISSANRAVVGVVAGGGRIDKPILKAGRAYHKYKAKRNCWPRVRGVAMNPVEHPFGGGNHQHIGKPSTIRRDAPAGRKVGLIAARRTGRLRGTKTVQEKEN from the exons ATGGGCCGGGTGATCCGTGGTCAGAGGAAGGGCGCGGGCTCTGTCTTCCGCGCCCACGTGAAGCACAGAAAAGGAGCCGCCAAGCTCCGGGCTGTCGACTTCGCCGAGAGGCATGGCTACATTAAGGGTATCGTAAAG GACATAATCCATGATCCAGGCCGAGGGGCTCCTCTTGCAAAAGTAGCTTTCCGGGATCCTTACCGATTTAAAAAGAGGACAGAATTGTTCATTGCTGCTGAAGGAATCCATACTGGCCAGTTTGTGTACTGTGGTAAGAAAG CTCAGCTCAACATTGGCAATGTCCTCCCAGTTGGCACAATGCCTGAAGGGACTATAGTGTGCTGTCTTGAAGAAAAGCCTGGGGACCGGGGCAAGCTTGCCCGTGCATCTGGAAACTATGCTACAGTAATCTCCCACAATCCTGAAACCAAGAAAACTAGGGTGAAGCTACCTTCAGGCTCTAAGAAAGTAATCTCCTCTGCAAACAGAGCTGTGGTTG GTGTTGTTGCTGGAGGAGGTCGTATTGATAAGCCCATTCTTAAGGCAGGTCGTGCTTACCACAAATATAAGGCCAAGAGAAACTGCTGGCCTCGTGTCCGGGGTGTGGCCATGAAT CCTGTGGAACATCCCTTCGGAGGAGGTAATCACCAGCATATTGGAAAACCATCCACCATTCGAAGAGATGCCCCAGCGGGACGAAAGGTCGGTCTCATTGCTGCCAGGCGTACTGGTCGACTCCGGGGTACCAAGACTGTACAGGAGAAGGAGaactaa